From Sporolactobacillus pectinivorans:
TTTTCGCTGCTGAACGTGCCCGGGAAGCGATCGTTCCTTTTTCAACAATCAGCCGTGCAATGTCGGGATTTTCATACAGAAATCTGGAAAATGAAACGGAAAACAGATTATCGGTAATGGTCCGAACTTCCGGATTGCCCAGTTTGGTCTTCGTCTGCCCTTCAAATTGCGGATCCGGATGCTTGACTGAAACAATTGCTGTCAGCCCTTCACGCACATCTTCTCCCGACAGATTCGGATCCGTATTTTTCATCAGCTGATTTTTTCGTGCGTAATCATTAATGACGCGTGTCAGGGCAACCTTGAAGCCATATTCATGGGTCCCGCCCTCGTGCGTGTGAATATTATTTGCAAAGGAGTACAGCTGACTGGCAAAACCGTCATTATACTGCATCGCAATCTCGACTTTAATGCCGTCCTGTTCGCCTTCCAAATCAATTGGCGAATGAAGCACTTCTTTCGAGCGGTTCAGAAACTCAACATAAGAACGAATGCCGCCCTCATAGTGAAAAGATTCTTTCTTATCCTGTTCGCGTCTGTCTTCGATTGAGATACGAATATTTTTATTAAGAAAAGCCAGTTCCCGCACACGGACACGCAGTGTATCATAATCAAAATGAGTTGTTTCCTTGAAAATTTCCGGATCAGGAATAAAGTGAGTTGTCGTTCCCGTATGATCTGCGTCACCGATCACTTTCAGATCTTCGACAGGTTTTCCGCGATGATATTCCTGATAATAGACATGGCCGTTTCGGTAAACTTTAACCCATGTCGTTGTTGACAGGGCATTAACAACCGAAGCGCCAACACCGTGCAACCCGCCAGAGACTTTATATCCGCCACCGCCGAACTTGCCACCGGCATGAAGGACAGTCATAATAACTTCAATAGCTGGCCGGCCGACTTTTTTCTGAATGTCTACAGGGATGCCGCGGCCATCATCCATGACAGTGATACCGCCGTCTGTTTCAATGATGACCTGAATATGGTGGCAAAATCCTGCAAGTGCTTCGTCAATCGAATTGTCGACAATTTCCCAGACAAGATGATGAAGACCCTTTTCGCCTGTCGTTCCAATATACATACCCGGCCTTTTCCTGACGGCTTCAAGTCCCTCCAGCACCTGAATCTGGCTGGCATTATAAGACTGCTTCACTTCTTGTTGATCACTCATCATACCCCACCTAACTTGGTGTCATCCGACACGTAATGTCCCTGTATTTCCAACCCGTGACACTTGTAAAAATTCATAGCTGAAGGGGACAATCCCGCCCGCTTTTTAAGCGTCCCCGAACTGAATGGCGAAAAGTACCATTTTGTTTCCGTAAGAATAACAGATTTGAATGGCTGTTCTCCCACTTTGATCCAGTTGCCGCTGGCTTGCGCATCAGAAAAGAGGAGCCGGTTCACTTCGCTTTTCTGCACTGCCTCAAAGTCAAGGACGGCAATCATTTCACCGGAATCAACGATAATCCCTTCACCAAGATGAACATACACGGGCCTCAGCCTTTCACTGATTCTGCTTTTCCCTTTTGAATCTGAAAAAGTGTCGCGCGGTCGAGTAAATGCTTATCCAGACCGTCAATTGATGTTGTCGTGACAAAAGTCTGTACCTTCTGTTTGAAAACGCCCAAAAGGTGTGTTTGTCTGATATCGTCCAGTTCGCTCAGCACATCGTCCAAAAGAAGCAGTGGATATTCACCCACTTCATGGCGGATCAATTCAATTTCAGCGAGTTTCACCGAAAGAGCTGCGGTCCTTTGCTGGCCCTGCGAACCAAATAACTGTACATCCCGTTCATTCACGAAAAATTGGAGATCATCCCTGTGCGGTCCAATCAGTGTCGTTCCTCTGTCAATCTCCCGCCGCCTTAACTGACCGTAACCCGCCTTATATGCCTCTACTATTTTTGACGAATCACTGTCATCTGATACCTCCCGTACAGAGGATTGATAGACCAGAGAAAGCTGCTCTCTACCCTGACTGATCTCGGCATGGATCGGTGCCGCCCATTTATTCAGCATGGAAACGAAACTTAGTCTCCGGTGAACAATTTCTGCCGCAAGCCCAATCAGTTTTTCCGTTAAAATATCCAATAAAGGCTCAAGACTGGCTGCTCGGTGCGAAAAGTCTCTGAGCAGGGCATTTCTCTGCTGCAACACTTTTTGGTAATCGCCCAGAGCATGGATGTAGACGGGGGCTATCTGTCCTATTTCCATATCGATAAAACGTCTCCGCAGGGCGGGACCACCCTTAACCAGACCCAGATCCTCGGGGGCGAACATCACAACGTTGCAGAGGCCTACATAATCGCTGAGCCGCCGTTTTTCAAGATGATTGGCTTTTGCCTTTTTTCCTTTTCTGGATATAATCAGCTCCAGCGGGAGGATATCGCCGTGCCTTGATACTCTACCTTTTATTTTACCATAATCCTCATCCCATTTGATTAAATCTTTGTCATGGGAGGTCCGAGGTGATTTGGCGATCGCGAGAACGTAAATCGCTTCAAGCAAATTTGTTTTTCCCTGAGCATTCTCTCCTAGAAAAACATTGACAGAATCAGAGAAATCCAGAGATAAACGGTCATAATTTCTAAAATTCGTTAATTCGATTGACTGCAGATTCAAGACGGGACGCCCCCTTATGAGCGGGTTATCGTAAATTCACCCATCCCGGTTATTTTTATTTGATCGCCTTCACGCAATTTTTTGCCCCGCCGTGATTCTGACAGATCATTAACAGTGACTTCATTTTTACTCAGAAAGTATTTGGCCTCGCCGCCAGTCTGAATGATCCCGGCTACTTTTAGAAGCTGGCCAAGTGTGATAAAATCCTCTCCACTTTTTATTTTAATTTTTTTCATTCTTCTGCCTCTATTTTCTCAGTTTCTTTGTTCGGAAGCTGCCTTTTTCAGAATGTCCTAATCGGTAGAATCAGCATGAGAATGTCATCGTCACCAACCGGCCGGATGATAATCGGACGCATCGGACCAATAAAATATATTTTTACATTTTCTGCATCTATTTTTCCAAGCGCATCCATCATAAACTTGGCACTAAAGGATATCCGGAGGGCATCACCTTCAAATTTTTCCGCATGCAGCATTTCAAAAACCCGTCCAAGCTCCAGTGACTGTGATGAAATTTCAACTTCATCGCCTTCAGCGCGCAGCTTCACGACATTATTCCGTTCTTCTTTGGCAAGAAGCGAAGCGCGTTCGATCGCGTGATAAAGATCCCTTGTGGACAAGGTCATCTCTGTTTTGCTTTCACTTGGAATCAGGCGGCTGGTATCCGGATAATTTCCATCGAGCAAACGCGAATAAAATTGAACGTTGCTTGATTTGAACAGAATCTGATTGGAAGTCATCACGATGTCCACCATCTTGTCGTCATCATCATCGAGAATTTTTGATAACTCATTCAGGCTTGTACCCGGGATCACCATTTCCCTCGTTTCTCCGGTGTTTCCGTTTTCGACAGGCACAGACCGCTGGGCAAGGCGATGGCTGTCAGTTGCAACACATTCCAATTCTCCGCCCTGCAGTGTCCACTTGACACCAGTCAAAACGGGCCGCGTTTCTGACAGAGAAACGGCGTAAACCGTTTGTCTGACCACATCTTTCAAAAGATCTTTCTTGATGCTGAAAACGTCCTTCTCATTGATCACCGGAAGATTCGGATATTCATCGGGATCAAGGCCATTAAGCGTGAATTCAGAACGGCCTGAAGTTATTTTGGCAATCAACCGTGTATCGACCTCAATAAAAATATTGTCATCCGGCAATTTACGAACCAGTTCTGAAAACAGACGTGAAGGAAGAATGATACTGCCGGCAGTATCAACGGTAACGTTCTCTTTATCATCCTCAATCGATGGAATGTAAGATTTGATTGAAATATCGGAGTTACTACCGGTTAATGTGAGGCCATCTGCTCCGGCGGTCAATTTTATGCCGGTCAGAATTGGAATGGTCGTTTTGGTTGAAATAGCTTTCATGACTTGATTTACCGATTCGGCAAGTTTATCCTTCTGAACGCTGCACTTCATTGCGAGCGATGAGCTGCTTGTATCCTGCATTTCTGGCATGATTCTTGCCTCCAAATAATTATTTAATAATATTTAAAAATAATAATCATAGTAATAGGTGCAGTGAATATGTTAATAAGTTAAAACAGGCGATGAAAAAACTGATTATGCACATGTTGATAAACTGTGCATAAAATTACGGCGCTTTAACTTGTTGTCCACATGATTGTGGACAGA
This genomic window contains:
- the gyrB gene encoding DNA topoisomerase (ATP-hydrolyzing) subunit B; translation: MSDQQEVKQSYNASQIQVLEGLEAVRKRPGMYIGTTGEKGLHHLVWEIVDNSIDEALAGFCHHIQVIIETDGGITVMDDGRGIPVDIQKKVGRPAIEVIMTVLHAGGKFGGGGYKVSGGLHGVGASVVNALSTTTWVKVYRNGHVYYQEYHRGKPVEDLKVIGDADHTGTTTHFIPDPEIFKETTHFDYDTLRVRVRELAFLNKNIRISIEDRREQDKKESFHYEGGIRSYVEFLNRSKEVLHSPIDLEGEQDGIKVEIAMQYNDGFASQLYSFANNIHTHEGGTHEYGFKVALTRVINDYARKNQLMKNTDPNLSGEDVREGLTAIVSVKHPDPQFEGQTKTKLGNPEVRTITDNLFSVSFSRFLYENPDIARLIVEKGTIASRARSAAKKARELTRRKSSLESSSLPGKLADCTSKDASISELYIVEGDSAGGSAKQGRDRMYQAILPLRGKILNVEKARLDKILSNAEIRAMITALGTGVGDEFKLEKARYHKIIIMTDADVDGAHIRTLLLTFFYRFMRPLLENRYIYIAQPPLYRVQYGKTLQYAYDDKELTKIQSELPANVKPALQRYKGLGEMNPEQLWETTMDPENRVVLNVNLEDAIEADQVFEMLMGDRVEPRKDFIQENAHYVQNLDV
- the remB gene encoding extracellular matrix regulator RemB; translated protein: MYVHLGEGIIVDSGEMIAVLDFEAVQKSEVNRLLFSDAQASGNWIKVGEQPFKSVILTETKWYFSPFSSGTLKKRAGLSPSAMNFYKCHGLEIQGHYVSDDTKLGGV
- the recF gene encoding DNA replication/repair protein RecF (All proteins in this family for which functions are known are DNA-binding proteins that assist the filamentation of RecA onto DNA for the initiation of recombination or recombinational repair.), giving the protein MNLQSIELTNFRNYDRLSLDFSDSVNVFLGENAQGKTNLLEAIYVLAIAKSPRTSHDKDLIKWDEDYGKIKGRVSRHGDILPLELIISRKGKKAKANHLEKRRLSDYVGLCNVVMFAPEDLGLVKGGPALRRRFIDMEIGQIAPVYIHALGDYQKVLQQRNALLRDFSHRAASLEPLLDILTEKLIGLAAEIVHRRLSFVSMLNKWAAPIHAEISQGREQLSLVYQSSVREVSDDSDSSKIVEAYKAGYGQLRRREIDRGTTLIGPHRDDLQFFVNERDVQLFGSQGQQRTAALSVKLAEIELIRHEVGEYPLLLLDDVLSELDDIRQTHLLGVFKQKVQTFVTTTSIDGLDKHLLDRATLFQIQKGKAESVKG
- the yaaA gene encoding S4 domain-containing protein YaaA; translated protein: MKKIKIKSGEDFITLGQLLKVAGIIQTGGEAKYFLSKNEVTVNDLSESRRGKKLREGDQIKITGMGEFTITRS
- the dnaN gene encoding DNA polymerase III subunit beta, producing MKCSVQKDKLAESVNQVMKAISTKTTIPILTGIKLTAGADGLTLTGSNSDISIKSYIPSIEDDKENVTVDTAGSIILPSRLFSELVRKLPDDNIFIEVDTRLIAKITSGRSEFTLNGLDPDEYPNLPVINEKDVFSIKKDLLKDVVRQTVYAVSLSETRPVLTGVKWTLQGGELECVATDSHRLAQRSVPVENGNTGETREMVIPGTSLNELSKILDDDDDKMVDIVMTSNQILFKSSNVQFYSRLLDGNYPDTSRLIPSESKTEMTLSTRDLYHAIERASLLAKEERNNVVKLRAEGDEVEISSQSLELGRVFEMLHAEKFEGDALRISFSAKFMMDALGKIDAENVKIYFIGPMRPIIIRPVGDDDILMLILPIRTF